From Roseburia hominis, the proteins below share one genomic window:
- a CDS encoding class I SAM-dependent methyltransferase, translating into MLNSSGFDLWADDYDKSVNLSEEADSYPFAGYKDVLNRVYCHARAGEAKKILDIGFGTGILSGKLYDDGCLIYGMDFSDRMIELAGKKMKGAKLIRHDFAEGFPELWDEERFECILSTYALHHLDDEQKFAFIKELKRHLKPGGRIVIGDIAFETAEEMEQCRKVSGEEWDEEEKYLTCDAAKKAFPDVEFEKISFCAGVFVFYGSK; encoded by the coding sequence ATGTTAAATAGTAGTGGATTTGATTTGTGGGCAGATGATTATGACAAAAGCGTCAATTTGAGCGAGGAAGCGGATTCTTACCCGTTCGCGGGCTATAAGGATGTGCTGAACCGGGTATATTGTCACGCTCGCGCCGGTGAGGCGAAAAAGATTTTAGACATAGGTTTTGGAACGGGAATTTTGTCCGGGAAATTATATGATGACGGCTGTCTGATATACGGAATGGACTTCTCGGACAGAATGATAGAGCTGGCCGGGAAGAAGATGAAAGGGGCGAAGCTGATCCGTCATGATTTCGCAGAGGGATTTCCGGAACTCTGGGATGAGGAAAGGTTTGAATGTATTCTCTCGACGTATGCGCTGCATCATCTGGACGACGAACAGAAATTTGCGTTTATTAAGGAACTGAAACGCCATTTAAAGCCCGGAGGAAGGATTGTGATCGGGGATATTGCGTTTGAGACGGCAGAGGAGATGGAACAGTGCCGGAAAGTAAGCGGTGAGGAATGGGACGAGGAAGAAAAATACCTTACCTGCGATGCGGCTAAAAAGGCGTTTCCGGATGTGGAATTTGAGAAGATTTCATTTTGCGCGGGCGTTTTTGTGTTTTATGGCAGTAAATAG
- a CDS encoding transcriptional regulator — translation MDSRDILIELRRETGMKRTEFADYFEIPYRTVQEWELGNRKMPKYLLHLMRYKLEMEKLIREKEEERGGDAYDK, via the coding sequence ATGGATTCAAGAGATATATTGATTGAACTGAGAAGAGAGACAGGAATGAAGCGGACAGAATTTGCGGATTATTTTGAGATTCCTTATCGAACAGTTCAAGAGTGGGAACTTGGGAATCGTAAGATGCCCAAATATTTGCTGCATTTGATGAGATACAAGTTGGAGATGGAGAAACTGATACGTGAGAAAGAAGAGGAGAGAGGAGGAGATGCCTATGACAAATAA
- a CDS encoding ABC transporter ATP-binding protein has translation MFLEIKDLKKGFGSGGNRVEVLKGISFSIEHGEICVLLGPSGSGKSTLLNIIGGIDQADSGSISINGERTADMTEKKLTIYRRKHLGYIFQMYNLIPNLTLRENIEVGAYLGSNSLDVDELLHTLGLYEHQRKLPNQLSGGQQQRTAIGRAIVKNPDILLMDEPTGALDYHTSKEILKLIETVNRKYGNTIIMVTHNDAIKDMADRVIKLRDGVIRKDYRNEQKISADALDW, from the coding sequence ATGTTTCTGGAAATAAAAGATCTAAAAAAAGGTTTTGGAAGCGGCGGGAATCGAGTCGAGGTACTGAAGGGAATCAGCTTTTCGATTGAACACGGAGAGATCTGCGTACTTTTAGGCCCGTCCGGTTCCGGTAAATCCACGCTGCTCAACATTATCGGCGGAATCGACCAGGCGGACTCAGGTTCTATTTCCATAAACGGCGAGCGGACCGCGGATATGACGGAGAAGAAGCTGACGATTTACCGGCGGAAACATCTGGGCTATATTTTCCAGATGTACAATCTGATCCCGAATCTGACTCTGCGGGAAAATATCGAAGTGGGTGCCTATCTTGGCAGCAATTCGCTGGACGTGGACGAGCTGCTTCATACGCTGGGGCTTTACGAGCATCAGAGGAAGCTGCCGAACCAGCTCTCGGGAGGCCAGCAGCAGAGGACGGCCATCGGAAGGGCCATCGTGAAGAATCCGGATATTCTGCTTATGGATGAGCCAACAGGGGCGCTGGATTATCATACTTCCAAGGAAATCCTGAAACTGATCGAGACGGTGAACCGGAAGTACGGAAATACAATTATCATGGTTACGCACAACGACGCGATTAAGGATATGGCGGACCGGGTGATCAAGCTGAGAGACGGTGTAATCAGGAAAGACTACCGGAACGAGCAGAAAATCTCTGCCGACGCGCTTGACTGGTAA
- a CDS encoding C39 family peptidase — translation MFATGILVVLCSGDWAEDKGESLRINADTVHGASQAGESADVYPGLNGEGEEYQLSEKELSLLFALEPYSDQLRSLYEKYPQVGRIIVNRTAYPDWVIEYLTGHEEAVDWVTAFPDYAKLSREELMNRALAPVNLEEYPAQEGIPLYYQWDQTWGYAAYGNGTVATDGCGPTCLAMVVSALAKDGSFTPGKLAEFSMEEGFYAEDAGTSWSLMDVGAEKLGVHAWQIQNWSQTSIKEELAAGHPIICSMGPGDFTDAGHFIVLTGLTEDGKIIVNDPNSRVNSMKRWDAQVLLDQMKAMWAYAKK, via the coding sequence ATGTTTGCAACAGGTATATTAGTCGTCTTATGTTCAGGGGATTGGGCTGAAGATAAGGGAGAGTCTCTTAGAATCAATGCGGATACGGTGCATGGGGCTTCGCAGGCAGGAGAATCCGCGGACGTGTATCCGGGGCTGAACGGTGAAGGCGAGGAGTACCAGCTCAGTGAAAAGGAGTTGTCTCTCCTGTTTGCGTTGGAGCCATATTCGGATCAGCTCCGCAGTTTATATGAAAAATATCCGCAGGTGGGGCGGATCATAGTGAACCGGACGGCGTATCCGGATTGGGTGATTGAATATTTGACGGGTCATGAGGAAGCTGTGGACTGGGTGACAGCATTTCCGGACTATGCGAAACTAAGTCGGGAAGAACTGATGAATAGAGCACTTGCTCCTGTAAATCTGGAGGAATATCCGGCCCAGGAGGGGATTCCGCTGTATTATCAGTGGGATCAGACCTGGGGATATGCCGCATACGGGAATGGAACCGTGGCGACAGACGGGTGCGGGCCGACCTGTCTGGCAATGGTGGTGTCAGCTCTTGCGAAAGATGGCAGCTTTACGCCGGGAAAACTCGCGGAGTTTAGTATGGAAGAAGGATTTTATGCAGAGGATGCAGGCACTTCCTGGAGCCTTATGGATGTGGGCGCCGAGAAACTGGGCGTCCATGCATGGCAGATACAGAACTGGTCTCAGACGTCCATCAAAGAAGAGCTTGCAGCGGGTCACCCCATAATCTGCAGTATGGGACCGGGAGATTTTACGGATGCCGGGCATTTTATTGTGCTGACCGGGCTTACGGAAGACGGAAAGATTATTGTGAATGACCCGAACAGCAGGGTAAATAGTATGAAACGATGGGATGCTCAGGTGCTTTTGGATCAGATGAAAGCCATGTGGGCATATGCGAAAAAGTAA
- a CDS encoding beta-galactosidase: MGYGKHVNEILYGGDYNPEQWPEEVWQEDVRMMKKAHINEVTLNVFNWAALQPDENTYCFEKLDKIMDLMRENGFKVCLATSTAAHPAWMAKRYPDILRTEFNGMKRKFGDRHNSCPNSETYRYYAPRLASELAKRYKDYDNIVAWHISNEYGGACYCENCEKAFRKWLKEKYVTIEAMNRSFNTAFWGHTFYDWDEVVLPNLLSEHYAENDTVFQGISLDYKRFMSDSILDCYRLEYEAIKKVTPDIPITTNLMGFYKDLDYQKWAKYMDFISWDCYPFPKDAPAYTAMRHDLMRGIKEQNSFVLMEQTPGVTNWQPCNKLKRPGEMRQLSYEAIAHGADAIQYFQIRRSIGANEKFHGAVISHSGRDDTRVFREVIQLGEELSHLGDIFLEGRTPSQTAIVFDWDNWWAVEYSSGPTTRLKYMDAVKDYYTAIFEQNIPVDIVSVEDSLEGYQVVIAPLLYMTKTGWDEKVRRFVADGGTFITTYFSGIVDEHDLVITGGYPGRLKDILGIWVEESDAILEDERHTFRYEGKEYPADVLCDLMHLTGAESVSEYGEDFYEGTPVITRNAFGKGKAYYVGTRSNPEFYYQFMKRVFREAGVSAPVEVPEGVEAAVRENEKGKVVFLLNHGKDTVEIALPNAYVDLLRDTDYRAGDVIELEKYGVSVLKEIES, translated from the coding sequence ATGGGTTACGGTAAGCATGTAAACGAGATTCTTTATGGCGGCGATTACAATCCGGAGCAGTGGCCCGAGGAAGTGTGGCAGGAAGATGTTCGTATGATGAAAAAGGCACACATCAATGAGGTCACTTTGAATGTCTTTAACTGGGCTGCACTCCAGCCGGATGAGAATACGTATTGTTTTGAAAAACTGGATAAGATCATGGACCTGATGCGTGAGAATGGTTTTAAAGTCTGCCTGGCCACGTCGACAGCGGCGCATCCGGCCTGGATGGCCAAAAGGTATCCGGATATTTTGCGTACGGAATTTAATGGTATGAAGCGGAAGTTTGGCGATCGGCATAACTCCTGTCCAAACAGTGAGACCTACCGGTACTATGCCCCCAGGCTGGCTTCGGAGCTGGCAAAGCGATATAAGGATTATGATAATATTGTGGCATGGCACATTTCCAATGAATATGGTGGGGCATGCTACTGTGAGAACTGTGAGAAGGCGTTTCGGAAATGGTTAAAGGAAAAATACGTGACGATCGAGGCGATGAACCGCAGTTTTAATACGGCTTTCTGGGGACATACTTTTTATGACTGGGATGAAGTGGTTCTCCCGAACCTCTTAAGCGAGCATTATGCAGAAAATGATACGGTATTTCAGGGGATTTCTCTGGATTATAAAAGATTTATGTCTGACAGTATTCTGGACTGCTATCGTCTGGAGTATGAAGCGATTAAAAAAGTGACGCCGGATATTCCGATCACCACCAATCTGATGGGCTTTTATAAGGATCTGGACTATCAGAAATGGGCGAAGTATATGGATTTTATTTCCTGGGACTGCTACCCCTTCCCAAAGGACGCCCCGGCATACACGGCAATGCGCCATGACCTGATGCGGGGAATTAAAGAGCAGAATTCCTTTGTCCTTATGGAGCAGACGCCGGGGGTCACCAACTGGCAGCCGTGCAATAAGTTAAAGCGGCCGGGCGAGATGCGGCAGCTTAGCTATGAGGCGATCGCGCATGGGGCCGATGCAATCCAGTATTTTCAGATTCGCAGATCCATAGGCGCCAATGAGAAGTTCCACGGTGCAGTGATCAGCCATTCGGGGCGGGACGATACCCGCGTGTTCCGGGAAGTCATACAGCTTGGGGAGGAACTTTCTCATCTGGGCGATATATTTCTGGAGGGGCGCACCCCGTCGCAGACAGCGATCGTATTTGACTGGGATAACTGGTGGGCCGTAGAATATTCCTCCGGTCCGACTACCAGACTAAAATACATGGACGCCGTGAAAGATTATTACACGGCAATATTTGAACAGAATATTCCGGTGGATATTGTAAGTGTGGAGGATTCCCTGGAAGGCTATCAGGTGGTCATTGCGCCTCTTCTTTATATGACAAAGACCGGCTGGGACGAGAAGGTACGGAGGTTCGTGGCTGACGGAGGCACATTTATCACGACGTATTTCAGTGGGATTGTTGATGAGCATGATCTGGTGATCACGGGAGGCTATCCCGGCCGCCTGAAGGATATTCTTGGAATCTGGGTGGAGGAAAGTGACGCTATATTAGAAGACGAACGGCATACTTTCCGGTATGAAGGCAAAGAGTATCCGGCAGATGTTCTCTGTGATCTGATGCATCTTACAGGAGCAGAGAGTGTGAGTGAATATGGAGAAGATTTTTACGAAGGAACTCCGGTCATCACAAGAAATGCTTTTGGAAAAGGGAAGGCGTACTATGTGGGAACCCGCTCCAATCCGGAATTCTATTACCAGTTCATGAAGCGCGTGTTTAGGGAGGCCGGGGTATCCGCACCTGTTGAAGTTCCCGAGGGAGTGGAGGCTGCAGTGAGGGAGAACGAGAAAGGGAAGGTAGTGTTCCTTCTCAACCATGGAAAGGATACGGTGGAGATTGCTCTTCCTAATGCATATGTGGATCTGTTAAGAGATACGGACTACCGGGCCGGGGATGTGATTGAACTGGAAAAATATGGGGTCTCTGTTTTAAAAGAAATAGAATCATAG
- a CDS encoding FtsX-like permease family protein yields the protein MKNPLQKRLPRELKSELGKYLVIFLLLVGSIGFVSGFLVADGSMIIAYNNSFEKYKIEDGNFRTTEKLNKAQKKAVEEAGVTLYDNFYVEESLTNGSTMRIFSMRREVDLACLMSGAFPEKTGEIAIDRMYADNNQLEVGDSIKSGERTWKISGLIALSDYSCLFANNNDSMFDSVKFGVSVVAEDEFATYDEEALHYKYSWRYGDGTGRRQKLEEKEEKKLSEDLLEVLVKETSLNEFVPCYLNQAIQFTGEDMGGDRAMMIVLLYIVIAIMAFVFGVTISNTIVREANVIGTLRASGYTKGELIRHYMMMPILVTLIGAVAGNLLGYTIFKDVCVAMYYGSYSLPTYETIWNGEAFCLTTVVPVILMFLINFMILHRKLRLSPLQFLRRDLSGRKRKRAIPLSPRMGILSRFRLRIIFQNLSNYVVLFVGILFANLLLMFGLLLPSVLENYQKEMESNLLSNYQYILQMPVSDMGDDSPLGNMISMLTFAYSVETENEDAEKFSAYSLNTISGKYKSEEILLYGIQKGSRYISLEPGEDEVYISSGFAEKFAIEPGDTVTLKEKYEDGGYSFRVTGIYDYVGSLSLFMSQEKLNQTFDLGEDYFSGYFSDTEITDIDEKYINSVIDAEALTKISRQLTVSMGGMMNLVNGFAVIMFMILIYLLSRVIIEKNAQSISMTKILGYTNGEIGRLYIVSTTIVVIVFLLVSLPVVTKGIEILFFEYMMTSITGWITFYIDPFIYVEMFLIGIATYAVVAILEYRKIAKVPMDEALKHVE from the coding sequence ATGAAGAATCCATTACAAAAACGTCTGCCGAGAGAACTGAAAAGCGAATTGGGGAAATATCTGGTCATTTTTTTGCTGCTCGTCGGCAGCATTGGATTTGTGTCCGGTTTTCTGGTTGCGGACGGCAGTATGATCATTGCCTATAATAATAGCTTTGAAAAATACAAGATCGAGGACGGGAATTTCAGGACAACAGAAAAACTGAATAAGGCACAGAAAAAGGCCGTAGAGGAGGCTGGCGTCACCCTATATGACAATTTCTATGTGGAGGAAAGTCTGACAAATGGAAGTACCATGCGGATTTTTTCTATGCGCAGGGAAGTGGATCTGGCCTGCCTTATGAGCGGTGCGTTTCCGGAGAAAACAGGTGAGATCGCTATAGACCGCATGTATGCGGACAATAATCAACTGGAAGTCGGAGACAGTATCAAAAGTGGGGAGCGTACCTGGAAGATTAGCGGGCTTATCGCACTTTCCGATTATAGCTGTCTGTTTGCCAACAATAACGATTCGATGTTTGACTCCGTAAAATTCGGGGTTTCCGTGGTGGCAGAAGATGAATTTGCCACATACGACGAGGAGGCGCTGCATTACAAATATTCCTGGAGATACGGTGACGGTACAGGAAGGCGGCAGAAGCTGGAGGAAAAGGAAGAAAAGAAATTATCGGAGGATCTGCTGGAAGTGCTGGTAAAGGAAACCAGCCTTAACGAGTTTGTTCCCTGTTATCTGAATCAGGCCATACAGTTTACCGGAGAGGATATGGGAGGGGACCGGGCGATGATGATCGTGCTGCTCTATATCGTCATCGCGATCATGGCGTTCGTGTTTGGCGTTACGATCAGCAATACGATCGTCAGGGAAGCCAATGTGATCGGGACCTTGCGCGCTTCGGGCTACACCAAAGGGGAACTGATCCGCCATTATATGATGATGCCGATCCTGGTCACGCTGATTGGAGCCGTCGCAGGCAATCTGCTTGGCTACACGATATTCAAAGATGTGTGTGTGGCAATGTATTACGGCAGCTACAGTCTGCCGACCTATGAGACGATCTGGAACGGGGAAGCCTTTTGCTTGACAACGGTGGTTCCTGTGATTTTGATGTTCCTGATCAATTTTATGATTCTGCACCGGAAGCTGCGGCTTTCCCCGCTTCAGTTCCTGCGCAGGGACTTGTCGGGGAGAAAGCGGAAAAGGGCGATTCCTTTGAGCCCCCGCATGGGAATCCTAAGCCGGTTCCGGCTGCGTATCATTTTTCAGAATCTCAGTAATTACGTGGTGCTGTTTGTAGGGATTTTGTTCGCAAATCTGCTACTGATGTTCGGGCTTTTGCTTCCCTCGGTCCTGGAAAATTATCAAAAGGAAATGGAAAGCAATCTGCTCAGCAATTATCAGTACATACTGCAAATGCCGGTGAGCGATATGGGAGATGACAGTCCTCTGGGAAATATGATTTCTATGCTGACCTTCGCCTATTCCGTGGAGACGGAAAATGAGGACGCGGAGAAATTCAGCGCCTATTCGCTGAACACCATTTCAGGGAAATATAAGAGTGAAGAGATCCTTCTGTATGGGATACAGAAAGGCAGCCGCTATATTTCGCTGGAACCCGGGGAGGACGAGGTCTATATTTCTTCCGGATTTGCGGAAAAATTCGCAATAGAACCGGGAGATACGGTGACCCTGAAAGAGAAATATGAGGACGGAGGGTATTCCTTCCGGGTGACGGGAATTTATGATTATGTGGGTTCTCTTTCCCTGTTCATGAGCCAGGAAAAGCTGAATCAGACCTTTGATCTGGGGGAGGATTATTTCAGCGGGTATTTCTCAGATACGGAGATTACGGATATCGATGAGAAATATATTAACTCGGTGATCGATGCGGAGGCGCTCACGAAGATTTCCCGGCAGCTCACGGTCTCTATGGGAGGTATGATGAATCTGGTCAACGGATTTGCGGTGATCATGTTTATGATTCTGATCTATCTTCTGTCCAGGGTCATCATTGAGAAGAATGCGCAGTCCATTTCCATGACGAAGATTCTGGGCTATACCAACGGGGAAATCGGGCGTTTGTATATTGTGTCGACGACGATCGTGGTGATTGTATTTCTGCTGGTCAGCCTGCCTGTTGTAACGAAGGGGATAGAGATTCTCTTTTT
- a CDS encoding aldose 1-epimerase family protein, translated as MGIYQLKNEELTLEITSAGAEMKSLRDHHTGQEYLWCADEAYWGRTSPVLFPIVGNYKDKTSYFEGKTYTMSQHGFARDMEFELVSQSEEEIWFQLKDNEETRAKYPFHFVLSLGYILTGREVQVLWKVENTDSRKMYFSIGGHPAFNCPLREGEKQTDCRIEFGCDGPLKVSVLNENGVLSDKVKMLELEERKLTITEDLFDDDALIIENNQAHEVALMDSQGHKYLTVSFESPLFGIWSPVGKHASFVCIEPWYGRADRADFNQRLEEREWGNVLNPGEVFEKSYVIRV; from the coding sequence ATGGGTATCTATCAGTTAAAGAATGAAGAGCTAACACTGGAAATTACATCTGCCGGTGCAGAGATGAAGTCATTAAGGGATCATCACACAGGACAGGAGTATCTGTGGTGTGCGGATGAGGCGTACTGGGGGCGGACATCACCGGTCTTATTTCCAATTGTCGGAAACTATAAAGATAAGACCTCATATTTTGAGGGGAAGACCTATACGATGTCTCAGCATGGATTCGCACGGGATATGGAGTTTGAACTGGTTTCACAGTCAGAGGAGGAGATTTGGTTCCAACTGAAGGATAACGAAGAGACGCGGGCGAAATATCCTTTCCATTTTGTGTTGTCTCTGGGATATATTCTGACAGGGCGGGAAGTACAAGTCCTGTGGAAAGTAGAAAATACGGATTCCCGGAAGATGTATTTTTCAATTGGTGGACATCCGGCGTTTAACTGCCCGCTTCGGGAGGGAGAAAAGCAGACGGATTGCCGGATCGAATTTGGATGCGACGGCCCTTTGAAAGTGAGCGTTCTGAATGAAAATGGCGTTCTTTCCGATAAGGTGAAAATGTTGGAATTGGAGGAAAGAAAACTCACAATTACAGAGGATTTGTTTGATGATGATGCGCTGATTATTGAAAATAATCAGGCTCATGAGGTGGCTCTTATGGACTCGCAGGGGCATAAATATCTGACGGTTTCCTTTGAGTCTCCGCTTTTTGGTATCTGGTCTCCGGTCGGAAAGCATGCGTCGTTCGTATGTATTGAGCCGTGGTATGGCAGAGCGGACCGGGCAGATTTTAACCAGAGGTTAGAAGAACGGGAGTGGGGCAATGTACTTAATCCGGGAGAAGTGTTTGAGAAAAGTTATGTGATCCGGGTGTAA
- a CDS encoding PD-(D/E)XK nuclease family transposase — translation MTNKLQQYFPMIRTRNQVLEEIQRKQELLAEFESWKEEQQEEFLDFCAGVRGVKILYDVFFKEIFSPEYHSERMEGLLSQLLKKKVRIRQVLPNDSVRLTDENTLLITDIVVELEDGSLANIEVQKIGYAFPGQRVACYSADMLLRQYKRVKSIRKQKFTYRDIKNVYTIVFFEKSTEEFHKIKDSYIHCSKQVFDTGLVLDTLQEFILIPLDIFKDAMHNKTIDNELEAWLTFLVFDRPEKMVELIETYPQFKAMYEEIYDICRNVEEVMGMFSKGLAELDRNTVQYMIEEQEKRLSENKKKLNESEKKLSESEKKLSESEKKLSESEKKLSENRERLNEKTRQLEAKEQEIAELKRRLEELSKKA, via the coding sequence ATGACAAATAAACTTCAGCAATATTTTCCCATGATTCGGACAAGGAATCAAGTTTTGGAGGAGATACAGAGGAAGCAGGAATTGCTGGCTGAATTTGAATCCTGGAAAGAGGAGCAGCAGGAAGAATTCCTGGATTTCTGTGCCGGGGTCAGGGGCGTTAAGATATTGTATGATGTCTTTTTTAAGGAAATTTTTAGCCCGGAATATCACTCGGAGAGAATGGAAGGGCTACTTTCGCAGTTGCTTAAGAAAAAGGTGAGAATTCGCCAGGTGCTTCCGAACGATTCTGTCCGCCTGACAGATGAGAATACACTTTTGATCACGGACATTGTGGTGGAGTTGGAAGATGGCAGTCTGGCAAACATCGAGGTGCAAAAGATAGGATATGCATTTCCCGGTCAGAGAGTGGCCTGCTATTCGGCAGATATGCTTTTGCGGCAGTACAAAAGAGTGAAGAGCATTAGGAAACAAAAATTCACCTATCGGGATATAAAAAATGTTTACACTATTGTGTTTTTTGAGAAGAGTACTGAGGAATTTCATAAAATAAAGGACTCTTATATTCATTGTTCTAAGCAGGTATTCGATACCGGTCTGGTACTGGATACTTTGCAGGAGTTTATTCTGATACCACTTGACATTTTTAAGGATGCCATGCACAATAAAACTATAGATAACGAGTTGGAAGCATGGCTGACATTTCTGGTATTTGACAGACCGGAGAAGATGGTGGAGTTGATTGAAACTTATCCGCAATTTAAGGCCATGTACGAGGAGATTTACGACATTTGCCGTAATGTCGAAGAGGTGATGGGAATGTTTTCAAAAGGATTAGCGGAACTTGACCGGAACACGGTGCAGTACATGATTGAAGAGCAGGAGAAGAGATTAAGTGAGAATAAGAAAAAGCTGAACGAGAGTGAGAAAAAGTTGAGTGAGAGTGAGAAAAAGTTGAGTGAGAGCGAGAAAAAGTTGAGTGAGAGTGAGAAAAAATTGAGCGAGAACAGGGAACGGCTTAATGAAAAGACTCGCCAACTGGAGGCCAAGGAACAGGAGATTGCCGAACTGAAAAGAAGACTGGAGGAACTTTCAAAAAAAGCATAG